In one window of Bradyrhizobium sp. AZCC 1721 DNA:
- a CDS encoding efflux RND transporter permease subunit, with amino-acid sequence MNFNLSAIAVRERAVTLFFIVLLAAAGAYAFVMLGRAEDPSFTIKTLTVTTVWPGATAREMQDQVAEPLEKRLQELTWYDRVETTTRPGYAYMTVTLKDSTPPSSVQEEFYQARKKLGDEARKLPSGVLGPFVNDEYSDVSFALYALKAKGMPMRELARQAETIRQDLLHVPGVKKINILGERPEQIFIEFSYAKLATLGVSAQDIVAALQRQNTVTPAGSIDTKGPQVFIRVDGAYDSVQAIADTPIVAAGRTLKLSDIAEVRRGYEDPPTYLIRHQGEPTIMLAAVMQEGWDGLALGKALEERSAAIARTLPLGMTLAKVSDQAVNITSAVDEFMMKFAMALGVVLLVSLLSLGWRVGIVVAAAVPLTLAVVFLIMLETGRFFDRITLGALILALGLLVDDAIIAIEVMVVKMEEGMDRIKAAAYAWSHTAAPMLSGTLVTVAGFLPVGFARSTAGEYAGNIFWVVGFALIVSWIVAVVFTPYLGVKMLPAIKPVEGGHHAIYGTPNYRRLRGLITFAVRHKFVTSGIVAIAFALSVVGMGAVKQQFFPTSDRPEVLVEVRLPEGTSIETTTATVEKLEHWLGHQSEAKIVTSYVGQGAPRFFFAMAPELPDPAFAKIVVLTPDAEAREALKHRLRQAASEGLAPEANVRVTQLVFGPYTPFPVEFRVMGPDPAQLYAISEKALDIMRGVPDVRQANRDWGNRTPVLRFIPDQDRLNLIGLSPAEVGRQLQFLLTGIPVTQVREDIRNVPIVARSAGGERLDPARLADFSLMSRDGRPIPLDQIGHSEIRLEEPIMKRRDRTPVVTIRSDINEATQPPEVSKEIKTALQPLIASLPAGYRIELGGSIEEATKANDALATVFPAMIAAMLIVIMLQVRSFSTMAMVMLTAPLGLVGVVPVLLAFNQPFGFNAILGLIGLAGILMRNTLILTEQIKENRAAGLDDYHAVIEATVQRTRPVILTALAAVLAFIPLTHSVFWGSMAYTLIGGTAVGTVLILLFLPALYAAWFRIKPTADEIHGDSTEEPELRTAMAAE; translated from the coding sequence ATGAATTTCAATCTTTCCGCGATCGCCGTTCGTGAACGGGCCGTCACCCTGTTCTTCATCGTCCTGCTGGCGGCCGCAGGCGCCTACGCCTTCGTCATGCTCGGGCGGGCGGAGGACCCCTCCTTCACCATCAAGACCCTGACGGTCACGACGGTATGGCCAGGCGCGACGGCGCGCGAGATGCAGGACCAGGTCGCCGAGCCGTTGGAGAAGCGGCTTCAGGAGCTGACCTGGTATGACCGGGTGGAGACGACCACACGGCCAGGTTATGCGTACATGACGGTTACGCTGAAGGACAGCACACCGCCATCCAGCGTGCAGGAGGAGTTCTATCAGGCCCGCAAGAAGCTGGGAGATGAAGCGCGCAAGCTGCCGTCTGGCGTGCTCGGCCCCTTCGTCAACGACGAATATTCGGACGTGAGCTTCGCCCTCTATGCGCTCAAGGCGAAGGGCATGCCGATGCGGGAACTCGCCAGGCAAGCCGAGACCATTCGCCAGGATCTCCTGCACGTGCCCGGCGTCAAGAAGATCAACATCCTCGGTGAACGTCCCGAACAGATATTCATCGAGTTTTCCTATGCCAAACTGGCAACGCTTGGCGTGTCGGCGCAGGATATCGTTGCCGCCCTGCAGCGGCAGAACACCGTCACACCGGCAGGCTCGATCGACACCAAGGGGCCGCAGGTCTTCATCCGGGTCGACGGCGCTTATGACAGCGTCCAGGCGATCGCCGACACGCCGATCGTCGCCGCGGGGCGGACGCTGAAACTCTCCGACATCGCCGAAGTCCGCCGCGGCTACGAGGATCCTCCCACCTACCTCATCCGCCATCAGGGTGAGCCCACGATCATGCTCGCGGCGGTCATGCAAGAGGGCTGGGATGGCCTAGCGCTCGGCAAGGCGCTGGAGGAGCGGTCCGCCGCTATCGCTCGGACGCTGCCACTCGGGATGACCCTGGCCAAGGTCAGCGACCAGGCCGTCAACATCACCTCGGCGGTCGACGAATTCATGATGAAGTTTGCGATGGCGCTCGGCGTGGTGCTGCTGGTGAGCCTGCTCAGCCTCGGCTGGCGCGTCGGCATCGTCGTGGCGGCTGCCGTCCCTCTGACGCTTGCCGTCGTGTTCCTCATCATGCTGGAAACCGGCCGGTTCTTCGACCGCATCACGCTCGGCGCCCTCATCCTGGCGCTTGGTCTTCTCGTGGACGACGCCATCATCGCCATCGAGGTGATGGTGGTGAAAATGGAAGAGGGCATGGACCGCATCAAGGCGGCCGCCTACGCGTGGAGCCACACGGCGGCGCCGATGTTGTCGGGAACACTCGTGACGGTCGCCGGGTTCCTGCCGGTGGGCTTCGCGCGCTCGACGGCCGGCGAATACGCCGGCAACATCTTCTGGGTCGTGGGGTTCGCCCTCATCGTCTCCTGGATCGTCGCGGTGGTCTTCACGCCCTATCTCGGCGTCAAGATGCTGCCCGCGATCAAGCCGGTCGAAGGCGGTCACCACGCGATTTACGGCACACCGAACTATCGGCGCCTGCGAGGGCTCATCACCTTCGCCGTGCGTCACAAGTTCGTAACCAGCGGCATCGTCGCCATCGCTTTCGCGCTGTCCGTCGTCGGCATGGGCGCCGTCAAGCAGCAGTTCTTCCCGACGTCCGACCGGCCCGAAGTGCTGGTGGAGGTTCGCCTGCCGGAAGGCACCAGCATTGAGACGACGACCGCTACAGTCGAGAAGCTCGAACACTGGCTGGGCCACCAGTCGGAGGCCAAGATCGTCACGAGCTATGTCGGTCAGGGCGCTCCCCGATTCTTCTTCGCGATGGCGCCGGAGCTGCCTGATCCGGCCTTCGCCAAGATCGTCGTACTTACACCGGACGCGGAGGCGCGCGAGGCTTTGAAGCACCGGCTCCGACAGGCGGCGTCAGAGGGGCTTGCGCCTGAGGCCAATGTGCGCGTCACTCAGCTTGTGTTCGGACCCTACACGCCGTTCCCGGTCGAGTTTCGGGTCATGGGGCCTGATCCGGCGCAACTGTACGCTATCTCTGAAAAAGCCCTCGATATCATGCGTGGCGTTCCCGATGTGCGGCAAGCCAACCGCGATTGGGGCAATCGCACGCCCGTGCTCCGTTTCATCCCGGATCAGGATCGACTGAACCTCATCGGCCTCTCGCCAGCGGAGGTCGGCCGGCAACTCCAGTTCCTCCTCACTGGCATCCCCGTTACGCAGGTCCGCGAGGACATCCGCAATGTCCCCATCGTGGCACGCAGCGCCGGCGGCGAGCGACTGGATCCGGCGCGTCTGGCGGATTTCTCCCTGATGAGCCGGGACGGCCGCCCGATTCCGCTCGACCAGATCGGCCATTCGGAAATCCGTCTGGAAGAGCCGATCATGAAGCGCCGCGATCGCACACCCGTGGTCACGATTCGCTCTGATATCAATGAAGCGACCCAGCCTCCAGAGGTCTCCAAGGAGATCAAGACGGCTCTTCAGCCGCTGATCGCATCGCTTCCGGCCGGCTATCGCATCGAATTGGGCGGATCGATCGAGGAGGCAACCAAGGCCAATGACGCGTTGGCGACGGTCTTTCCCGCCATGATCGCCGCCATGCTGATCGTCATCATGCTGCAGGTGCGATCCTTCTCGACGATGGCCATGGTCATGCTGACGGCACCGCTTGGCCTCGTCGGCGTCGTGCCCGTGTTGCTCGCCTTCAATCAGCCCTTCGGATTCAATGCCATTCTGGGCCTGATCGGACTGGCCGGCATCCTGATGCGCAACACGCTGATCCTGACCGAACAAATCAAGGAGAACCGTGCTGCCGGCCTTGACGACTATCACGCCGTCATCGAGGCCACGGTGCAACGCACGAGGCCGGTGATCCTGACCGCACTTGCCGCCGTGCTGGCCTTCATCCCTCTCACGCATTCCGTCTTCTGGGGATCGATGGCCTATACGCTGATCGGCGGCACCGCGGTCGGCACGGTGCTGATCCTGCTGTTCCTTCCTGCGCTTTACGCCGCGTGGTTTCGGATCAAGCCGACTGCAGATGAGATCCATGGGGATTCGACGGAGGAACCGGAATTGCGAACAGCAATGGCTGCCGAGTAG
- a CDS encoding TetR/AcrR family transcriptional regulator codes for MNRPVRTGADPDEARARILEVAEEHFRRIGYHKTSMADIASELGMSPANVYRFFSSRDAINESICGRVLNEVADIASAIARTNVPAMEKLDRLLTAVHRHNKMTLVEEKHMHDLIVVAMHENWTIIKAHVERMVAIFEAIICEGIEAGEFEVEDAAKAARAVKSAFTPFFHPSLIEHCVRHGEDTEADLRNQIRFILKALGKSD; via the coding sequence ATGAATCGTCCAGTCCGAACGGGAGCTGATCCAGATGAGGCGCGCGCGCGCATCCTGGAGGTGGCGGAGGAGCACTTTCGCCGCATCGGTTACCACAAGACGTCGATGGCCGACATCGCCTCTGAACTCGGCATGAGTCCGGCGAATGTCTACCGCTTCTTTTCCTCCAGGGATGCGATCAACGAGTCGATCTGCGGGCGTGTCTTGAACGAGGTTGCTGACATCGCCTCTGCGATCGCACGCACGAACGTGCCGGCCATGGAAAAACTCGACCGGCTCCTGACCGCCGTTCACCGCCACAACAAGATGACGCTGGTCGAGGAAAAGCACATGCACGACCTGATTGTCGTCGCCATGCATGAGAACTGGACGATCATCAAGGCGCACGTCGAACGGATGGTGGCGATCTTCGAGGCGATCATATGCGAGGGCATCGAAGCGGGCGAGTTCGAGGTCGAAGATGCCGCGAAAGCCGCGCGAGCTGTCAAATCCGCCTTCACGCCATTCTTCCATCCGAGTCTGATCGAGCACTGCGTTCGACACGGCGAAGATACCGAAGCAGACCTGCGCAACCAGATCCGCTTCATCCTGAAGGCTCTCGGCAAGTCTGACTAA
- a CDS encoding xanthine dehydrogenase family protein molybdopterin-binding subunit, with protein sequence MARLGKIARRTFLIGSAAIAGGVAFGYYNLRKEPLNPLLKGLPPGEAAITPYVRVDAKGVTLITPRADKGQGSYSIQAHLIAEELDVDPHKVRIDPGPPSPAYFNSRIMDDSLPFATIDDGFLARSARGGGEVLSRLLGMQITGGSSTVPDGYHKLRVAGAVARETLKEAAARRSGVSRSQLKTKDGQVIFPDGKSVTYAELAVEAAQLEPITDVTLRSEQEWRYIGKSMRRIDIVAKSTGTQQYGIDVRLDRMLYATVRANPSMGGTIKRYDASGAEKMRGVKKIVPVKDGVGVIADNTWRAFQAAAAIKIEWNDPPYPANSAGMWKVLENSFSKDLQDSRLRNDGDVEKALAGASKSIEAEYRTPYLAHAPLEPMNAVVLYTKERLDIWTGTQIPLFLQMHAAKLAQLPEDKVHVHAQPIGGSFGARLDDTYALQAIELAIAMEGVPVKMTWSREENMAHDYPRPIQLSRARGTVRDGKVESMSIDIAGQSMGASWFNRLQAPVPPGPDTTSVNGVWDQPFAIPNYRVTGYRAKEMVPVSPWRSVGASANGFHHASFLDELIHAAGADPMSELIRLCNHKTSKAVLETLRDISEWKGPRIDSRRARGVALTLSFGVPMAQVVEVSDTAQGIRIDRVYAVCEVGRVLDPINFEAQIQGGIIWGLGHAMNCELTYDNFAPAQTNYHAFEGMRFHQAPEIIVKGLQLGSEVRGIGEPPVPPAAPALANAIFALTGKRVRELPLNKSVNFA encoded by the coding sequence GTGGCTCGGCTTGGAAAAATTGCACGACGCACGTTTCTGATCGGATCTGCTGCGATCGCCGGTGGCGTAGCGTTCGGCTATTACAACTTGCGCAAGGAACCTCTCAATCCGTTGCTCAAAGGCCTCCCGCCGGGCGAAGCCGCGATCACGCCCTACGTCCGCGTCGATGCGAAGGGCGTCACGCTTATTACTCCGCGGGCCGATAAAGGCCAAGGCTCCTATTCCATCCAAGCTCATCTCATTGCTGAAGAGCTCGATGTGGATCCGCATAAGGTTCGCATCGATCCTGGTCCGCCCAGTCCGGCATACTTCAACAGCCGGATCATGGACGATAGCCTGCCCTTTGCTACAATCGATGATGGCTTCTTGGCCCGGAGCGCGCGTGGTGGCGGCGAAGTGTTAAGCCGTCTGCTAGGTATGCAGATCACCGGTGGTTCCTCCACTGTACCCGATGGATATCATAAACTTCGCGTGGCGGGGGCGGTTGCGCGCGAGACTCTGAAGGAGGCGGCCGCCAGGAGATCGGGAGTGTCCAGATCGCAACTGAAAACCAAGGACGGCCAGGTCATCTTCCCCGATGGCAAGTCCGTTACCTACGCGGAACTAGCCGTCGAGGCAGCGCAGCTTGAGCCCATTACTGATGTCACGCTCCGATCGGAACAGGAGTGGCGTTACATCGGCAAGAGCATGCGCAGGATCGATATCGTTGCGAAGTCTACCGGTACACAGCAGTATGGGATTGATGTTCGTTTGGACCGGATGCTGTACGCAACCGTGCGTGCCAATCCCAGCATGGGAGGCACGATCAAACGATATGATGCTTCTGGCGCGGAAAAGATGAGGGGCGTGAAAAAGATCGTCCCGGTCAAAGACGGTGTAGGCGTCATCGCCGATAACACGTGGAGAGCCTTTCAGGCCGCGGCCGCGATCAAGATCGAATGGAACGATCCTCCCTATCCGGCCAACTCTGCTGGAATGTGGAAGGTATTGGAGAATTCGTTCTCCAAAGACCTGCAGGACAGCCGACTTCGCAACGACGGAGACGTCGAGAAGGCATTGGCCGGCGCATCCAAGTCGATTGAGGCGGAGTATCGAACGCCATATCTGGCTCACGCGCCCCTCGAGCCCATGAATGCGGTTGTGCTCTATACGAAGGAACGGCTCGACATCTGGACGGGAACGCAGATCCCGCTATTTCTCCAGATGCATGCTGCGAAGCTGGCCCAACTGCCGGAAGACAAGGTTCATGTGCACGCTCAGCCAATCGGCGGAAGCTTCGGAGCGCGACTCGACGACACCTATGCGTTGCAGGCCATCGAGCTTGCGATTGCGATGGAAGGCGTTCCGGTCAAAATGACTTGGAGCCGAGAAGAGAACATGGCGCACGACTATCCGCGCCCGATCCAGCTCTCGCGCGCAAGGGGAACGGTTCGCGATGGCAAGGTTGAGAGCATGAGTATCGATATCGCGGGCCAATCGATGGGAGCCTCTTGGTTTAACCGTCTGCAGGCGCCCGTTCCTCCCGGTCCCGACACTACGAGTGTCAATGGTGTTTGGGATCAACCTTTCGCAATACCGAACTACCGGGTGACAGGTTACCGCGCGAAAGAAATGGTGCCCGTCAGCCCCTGGCGATCGGTTGGAGCCTCGGCGAATGGGTTTCATCACGCTTCCTTCCTGGACGAATTGATCCATGCCGCCGGCGCTGATCCGATGTCGGAACTTATTCGTCTATGCAATCATAAGACCTCGAAGGCGGTCCTGGAGACCTTGCGAGATATTTCTGAATGGAAAGGGCCGCGAATAGACAGCAGGCGCGCTCGTGGGGTCGCCCTGACCTTATCATTTGGCGTACCGATGGCCCAAGTCGTTGAAGTGAGCGATACGGCTCAAGGCATCAGAATCGACAGGGTATACGCCGTTTGCGAGGTGGGGCGGGTTCTCGACCCGATCAATTTCGAGGCGCAAATCCAGGGAGGCATTATCTGGGGCTTGGGCCACGCGATGAATTGTGAGCTGACCTACGACAACTTCGCGCCGGCCCAGACCAACTATCACGCGTTCGAGGGAATGAGATTCCATCAGGCACCGGAAATCATCGTCAAGGGATTGCAGCTTGGCAGTGAAGTGCGCGGAATTGGCGAACCCCCCGTTCCGCCTGCGGCACCGGCGCTCGCGAACGCCATCTTTGCTCTCACCGGAAAGCGTGTGCGCGAACTGCCCTTAAACAAGAGCGTCAACTTCGCGTGA
- a CDS encoding (2Fe-2S)-binding protein: MQLTVNGKRHDLDIEPEIPLLWVLRDELGITGPKYGCGAGLCGACTVHVDGAAVRSCSISAGEVRGSVTTIEGLGTPANPHVVQQAWIEHQVAQCGYCQSGQMMTAAAFLSRTPDPSETDIADAMSGNLCRCGTYPRIHSAVKTAAQMMKGK, translated from the coding sequence ATGCAATTGACCGTCAATGGCAAGCGGCACGACTTGGACATCGAACCGGAAATTCCGCTTCTTTGGGTGCTTCGGGATGAACTCGGCATTACGGGACCGAAGTATGGCTGCGGCGCCGGGCTTTGCGGTGCGTGCACCGTGCATGTCGACGGTGCGGCGGTTCGTTCCTGCTCGATCAGTGCTGGCGAGGTTCGCGGCAGCGTCACGACGATCGAGGGTCTCGGAACGCCGGCAAACCCACACGTGGTTCAGCAGGCTTGGATCGAGCACCAAGTTGCGCAGTGCGGCTATTGTCAGTCCGGCCAAATGATGACTGCAGCAGCCTTCCTGTCGAGAACCCCCGATCCGTCTGAGACCGATATTGCCGACGCTATGAGCGGAAATCTTTGCCGATGCGGAACTTATCCTCGCATCCACAGCGCCGTCAAAACTGCAGCCCAGATGATGAAAGGGAAATAG